A part of Halobaculum sp. MBLA0143 genomic DNA contains:
- a CDS encoding ArsA family ATPase gives MDDIDVEPVDEIDDEDDGPEPASRVGAAIKMSGGDDDDDGALEPVDSDALVAADTPEYVLYGGKGGVGKTTCSAATGLASAAGGTPTLVVSTDPAHSLSDTLDTEIPSEPSRIREDVPLYAAEIDPDEAVSEGMLGAGVTGDGAGAGDTDAAADSPLGGLGDLGEVAGDGPLGGMLGGEMPGADEAAAMRQLLEHLDDPRFDRVVVDTAPTGHTLRLLQLPELLDSMVGRFLKMRERFSGMVDGLKGTLGLGEDGEPGPELEELRDRIERLRATLQDPEKTDFRVVMVPEEMSVVESERLIDRLDEFGIPANTLVVNRVMEDPEDVAGTETTDVELDDEWVVTPSLDSCEFCQRRWEVQRNSLERASDLYRGRDVKRVPLLAEEVRGETALGVVAACLA, from the coding sequence ATGGACGATATCGACGTCGAGCCGGTCGACGAGATCGACGACGAGGACGACGGACCGGAGCCGGCCTCGCGCGTCGGCGCGGCGATCAAGATGTCCGGCGGCGACGACGACGACGACGGCGCACTCGAACCGGTCGACAGCGACGCGCTCGTCGCAGCGGACACCCCGGAGTACGTGCTGTACGGCGGGAAAGGCGGCGTCGGCAAGACGACGTGTTCGGCCGCGACGGGGTTGGCGAGTGCCGCCGGCGGGACGCCGACGCTCGTCGTCTCCACGGACCCCGCACACTCGCTGTCGGACACGCTGGACACGGAGATTCCGTCGGAGCCGAGCCGGATCCGCGAGGACGTGCCGCTGTACGCCGCCGAGATCGACCCCGACGAGGCCGTCTCCGAGGGGATGCTCGGCGCGGGCGTCACGGGCGACGGCGCGGGCGCGGGTGACACCGACGCGGCCGCCGACAGCCCCCTCGGCGGGCTCGGCGACTTGGGCGAGGTGGCCGGCGACGGACCGCTCGGGGGGATGCTCGGCGGCGAGATGCCCGGGGCCGACGAGGCGGCGGCGATGCGACAGCTCCTGGAGCACTTAGACGACCCGCGCTTCGACCGGGTCGTCGTCGACACGGCGCCGACGGGCCACACCCTCCGTCTGCTCCAGCTCCCCGAGCTGCTGGACTCGATGGTCGGCCGATTCCTGAAGATGCGCGAGCGTTTCTCCGGGATGGTCGACGGGCTGAAGGGCACCCTCGGGCTCGGCGAAGACGGGGAGCCGGGGCCGGAGCTGGAGGAGCTGCGCGACCGGATCGAACGCCTCCGCGCGACGCTCCAGGACCCCGAGAAGACGGACTTCCGGGTCGTGATGGTGCCCGAGGAGATGAGCGTCGTCGAGTCCGAACGCCTGATCGACCGCCTGGACGAGTTCGGTATCCCCGCGAACACGCTCGTCGTCAACCGGGTCATGGAAGACCCCGAGGACGTTGCCGGCACGGAGACGACCGACGTGGAGTTAGACGACGAGTGGGTCGTGACGCCGTCGTTGGACTCTTGTGAGTTCTGTCAGCGCCGTTGGGAGGTCCAACGGAACTCCTTGGAGCGCGCGAGTGATCTCTACCGCGGCCGCGACGTGAAGCGGGTGCCGTTACTGGCCGAGGAGGTCCGCGGCGAGACGGCGCTGGGTGTCGTGGCCGCGTGTCTGGCGTGA